The window tccaagggtggatagcgctatccactggataactcaatcggttttgctagtgtttatccgcttgATGgtgctatccaccttttgaacaatcgaGGCCTGGCCCCGGTTCCTGGAAAGCCGATTAGTGCTAATCGAGGATTAAATATCGCTAATCGCCGAATAAATTTTATCTCATGATTAGATTCTGTTCCTGAAAGCACAATTAATCTTAGTCTAGGAATAAACTAAAGGTTAACTTTAACCCACCTAGCGAGGATGATTAACTCGCTAATCGGGGGAAAAATTTTGTCagaacaaacaaaatggcggacttacTGTTCCCTCTAATTGACCCtcaaataagcaaaagaaagttcCAACAGCGAGAAATTGACCTCGACGAACTAACTGATGACGAACTCCGCAGTAGATACAGGTTTGGACGGGAGTCAATAAAAATTCTCATAGAAATCCTGAAAGACGACCTACAAAGGCAGACGCGAAGAAATCATGTGCTGTCGCCACGGCTACAAGTTCATGTAGCGTTGCGTTTTTTTGCCAGCGGCAGTTTCCTACAAATAATCGGTGACACCGTTGGCCTTCCTAAATCCACCGTTTCAAGAATTGTGACCGACGTGTCAAAGGCTTTTGTGAGCAAGCAGGAGGAGTTCATCAACTTCCCCACCAAACCTGCTGAAGTTAAAGACGTCAAAAGAGGATTTACGAGAAGGGAGGGTTCCCTGGTGTTGTAGGTTGTATCGACGGGACCCATGTGAGGATTCAAGCGCCCAACAAGAATGAGAATAACTATGTCAATCAAAAGGGCTTCCATTCCATCAATGTGCAAGCAGTATGCAATCATAAAGGTACAAAAAGGAGTATATCATTTTCAATAAGCATTCAATATACAAATGATAAAGAACAGAGCAGAAATAATACATATTATCTGAGGGGGTGGTAGAAGACTAAGTTCATGTGTTCCAAAGAATAGTTGTTGAAATTTCTATtaatatttaaaagattttaacTCTTCTGgtgaaaaaatattaataattagcAAAGTAATCAACCCTGTAGTATGTTTTTATGGTAGGGACCCCATAAGAGAGTTGACAATAACATGCTTGTCACCTCACTCAGATGTTTGAATTCAATTATCTTTGGGCAGAACGTAGATAAACAtaggtaaaaaaaatggagCTAAGAGACCAGTCATTATTTATCGCCTGGGGACACGGAGGATTTGGGACTAAACAAGGTGAAATTTAGCTGATCCCTCCTTTGAATGTTACTTCACTGAAGTAATCCCCCCTAACAACTTTAGATGACTTTCACAATCCCCCCATGTCTTCATTTTCCAAGCAAATTTGAGTGGTAACTCTCTGAATCCTTCCAAAGTTTTCAGTGATCCCCCTTTAGGTTTCTCAGTTATGATGGATCCCCCCACTAAAATCCTCCCCCCCCCCGGAGATAAATAATGACTAGCCCCTTAAGTCTAAATATTATATACTACAGTGCTTGAGGCCCACAAAAAGTCAGATATCTTTGTTCTCTTCAAACAAAAAGATTGGAAGGATGGGGGCTCAAATTCAAAAAACCTATCAGAAATCTATGAGATTTAACCATGGAATTTCTGGAAGGATGTAGTCTCTAACAATCAATAAAAACTCTCAATACGGGAGGTATGGATACTTTACGGAATTACACGATAAAGTACAAAAGTTATTGTTGAAATATCTGTAGGCATGTTTACGAACATCGTTGCACGATGGCCTAGTAGCACACATGACAGCTTCGTATTTAGCAGTTCATTGATTGGTCAGAGGTTTGAGTCTCAGCCCCGCACATTGGAAGATGGCTTGCTTCTTGGAGATAGTGGGTACCCTTGTAAACCATATCTCATGACCCCATATCTCAACCCTACATCTGTAAATGAGGAAGCATTCAACCAGGCCCATAAAGCTACAAGGGTGGCCATTGAACAAACCTTTGGATGGTGGAAGCGAAGGTTTCACTTGCTTCACTCAGAAGTAAGAATGAAGCCTGAGAAGGTCTGCCTTATTATTGGAGCTTGCACCATATTGCACAACATCGCAATACTGAGGAGTGAACCACAGGATTGCCACCTCCTGCATGAAGACGACCAGCCAGCAATGGCCCCTTTTCATGGCCCAGAGAATGGAAAGGCTGTGAGAGATCACATTTACtacacctttttttaaaattcccgTTTCTACACTAGACGTGTATCTTACGGTGTCAGCATCTAAATTCTTTAAATAACCTAAACATTGTCAAAATTGCAATCTTCTAAAATTATGTCAGACTCTCTGTATGGGTAATAGCTGCAGAAGTCTATTTTGTCACACATTTTCCTTTAAATCATCCGATTTTCAGGTAAAATTGTTGCATATCAAGAATCATTTTGTGTTCCAGTGCTACTAGTGAGTTTGCCATCATTCAACGTCTAACATTGTCAAACTTGGTTGAAACATTCAAGCCATTCTCCATTTCCACATGTCCCATAATCCTTTGGTCCTTGGGGGGCAAGAGGAACAGCTGACGGtgtaaacaaatatggcggcgtGTCGAGCAAACTACGACTTATCAAAATTTCATACTTATTCGGACGTTTCACAGCTCGGAAAGGTGGATTTGAAACGATTAGCATCTCAGTTAAATTGCTTTTCAACAACTTTGGGGAAAAAAGCTTTGGTAAGCATTGTTTGCAATGAGCTGAACATCTCAACTTGTGGCAACAACTCGACGGGGAAAAAGCGAAGTTGTAATGAGATCGACGACGAGGAAACAGCGTGGCTTCCATACCTGCAGAAGCTTCGGAACTGGGGAAAATCAATTTCTGCTCTTCCCGAGAACATCGATATTCAGGATGTGAAACGTTTTTTGATTGGCAGTGGTTTCAAGGACGAGGAAGTAAAGAAATACAAAACTCTTCGCTCATGGGAGCATAAGGAAGGCGTTCACTCTCTGAGGTATACATGCTTGTTGATAGGTTGTTATTACTACTGCGAAGTTTAAATGATATCTGACTATTATCTTTGCTTCATACAGGGTATTCTTTGTTCTGACACTTTGTTGAAAGCTTCCTTTTTTTCATATTCTGTTGAAGTTCGCTGACATTTGTGAGAGGAAAAATCTGGTTTTTTTGTGTATTAAGTTTTAATACAGTCATTAAAATTTACACTTAAGGTCAAAATATAACCATTAATCTTCCTCTTATTACAGGACTCAAACAGTACCATGTGACACCAGACTGTGTGCCATTGGAGCTGCTGTTAATCCATCATTTTCTACTGATAAGATGAGACAAAGCTGGTTTACGTTATTATACAAAGGAGCTCAGCAAAACCTGTCTACACACACTGTACCTGTACAGTTGGTCTAAGAAAAGACTGTAGTCATATTGGTGCTGTTTTGTTTGTTCTCTGTGATATAATTGCAGAGGGATATGAAGAGTTGCCTGCTGACCCAACATGCACAGATATGAAGTGCAAGTGGACTGACCCTAAAGGTGCAAACTGTGAGCCAAAGATGGTAGAAGATCTTCATATTTACAAAGCTAAATTTGGAACCAAACCCTCTTCCAAGACAGTTAAACCATCTGTAGGTTTTGCTAATAAAGTGTTCAAGTATGATATTTCACAAGACAGAAGCTTGGAGAAGAAACTTAAGctaaaaaatgacattttgattgCAAATCAAAGAGACAGCATTCCCCCTATTTTTCATCTGATAGGTATGCCTAGTCAAAATGGTCAAAATGCTGAATCCCAAAATTGTGAGCCAACCTTGGACACTCCATGTGAAGGTGAACAATTAAATGACATAGATTTGCCTTATTGTATGGAAATTGAATTACAAGAAACTGTCAGTTTCACATGCCAGGAAAGTTACCAGAACTCTTCTGTCTCCAAATCACAGCATAACAGAGAAGTCGGGGATGAGTTAATAAGTCCCCCTAAATGCCAACCTGTGTCCCTATCTGAGATCAAAGAAAGGGCAgataaaatcaaaagaaagTTGTTTGTCACTCCAGAACAAAAATCACATATTGAAGAGCAAACGAGAGATCAAGCAAATTGTGAAGCTTGGTATAGACACAGGAAACCTCGCATTACTGCCTCGAAGTGTAAAAGAGCTTTCTTAAAGCCTACAACCAGTCCTACTAAAGCAATGAAGGAAATAATGGGAATGAACTCAACTGTCAGCACTTCATTTATGAAAGATGGACAATTGTCAGAATGTGGGATCATTGAAAAATATTCAGAAATCAAAGTTGTCAAAGTCTCAAAATGTGGACTATTTATTTCTGAACAGTATCCCTTCCTTGCTGCATCCCCAGATGGCTTGGTTGGTGCAGATGGACTTGTAGAAGCAAAGAAAATCCACCCCAGAGAAAATGAAACTCTACATCAAGCACTGTTGAGACTACACATCTGTAAACCTAGCCAAGAAAATCCTGGTGAGCTTGTGGTGAATGAAAACCACAGGTATTATTTCCAAGTTCAACAACAATTGTTATGCACTCCAAGATCATGGGGTGACTTTGTTGCTTCAGATGGAAAGTCTTTTTATATAGAAAGACTGACATTTGATGAAAAGTTTTGGGAACAGAGAATTAAAAAGCTTGAAACATTTTACAATGACACTATTCTGCTGGAATTAGCCTATCCCCGTGTAAAGAAAGATCTAGAGAGAATAGGCAAATTTGGCCTAACTTATGATAATTTGTTGAGGATGTAGAATGGGACATACATGTGTTTCAGACAATCTTACAGAATTTTACAGACATTCTAAATGTGGAGTGTTGAAATATATCTTTTAGCCCAGGGTAAGACACTCTAAGTAAGAAAAACGTACTGTAAGTATTCAGGTGTTGTGTTCAACTGACCAGAGTGCATTTTAAAGgttgtatttttctttcagaaattgAAGTTCCTGTATATGAagtttgacaaatattttattCAACACTTGACATTTCCCATAACAGTCACACCACTTTGTTTGTCTTACGAGAAACTGAAACCAACACCTCTGCAAACTTTAGAAGACAAACAAAATGTATTTTGGGAATTGTTGAAGTTGAGAATTTTGacattaaaatgttaaaatctTTACAAAGGACGAACACCCTTTTTGAAGTTGCTTTCAACTCAACTTAACTGTACATAATACAGAAAAAGTGTTGAAACCATTTAGACATTTAGATATATACGGTTGGTACAGACTTCATGTAAAAACCTTGCCTACATCAATGAGTTTCAGTTATTTAAATTAAGTGTTTCTGTCTAGTTAAAATGCAACagacattaataattattttgttcatGCAGATAAAATGAAATACTACAAACAATATAATTTAACTATTTAAGGTTAAACACATCTGTACAAGTATTTCTATCTGATGTAACATGGTGGACACACCACATGCAAAGAAAGCTCAACCTACTTTAAAAACGAGGTTtgaaaatttacaagaaaaGCACACACTGTAAATATTTGGTCAGCCAGGTGTGCCATTGATAGCTTGAACTCATTGTCCAAAATGTGATACATTTTAATTCGCTGCATTGCCCTCTCCACGTGGATTCTTGCTTCAGCAATCTTCTCGGACATTTTTCCCTCAATCTCAGTTAGCTGTGAACGGCCCTGTCCTTTAAAGTCTGGAATAACAAGTTCAACACTTTTGGGAAGAAGAATGCTTTCAATGGCAAATCCTCTGTCTACCATAACTTGCTCGCTAGGTTTCAAGGCATCAATAAGATCTTGGCTGTGACTAGTTATGTGTTTGTCTGAGGCTCTGCGACCCCACGCACGAGAAACATAAACAACTGCTGGGTGAGGGCTTATGCCCACTAAGTACTTGAATGTGTTATGTGACTTATAATGACTGTAAATTGCTTTGTTCGCCTGGAGAGAAGAAGGCTTCTCAGTGTAAATTTCAGTACAGTCCAAAATTACTCTAACCATGGGAAACCTTCCAAATTGCTTTGCCTTCTATGTAGACTCACAGTCAGGCATTTCACACAAGTCCTTCAGTTCAATATACATAAGGTTGATCCATGATGTAAATATGCGAGATATGGTTGCTTCAGACATACCAAATCTATGGGCTAAATCCTTTTGAAACAATCCCACTTCCAATCGGATCATAACAATAAGAAATTCCTCTTCTAGTGTCAGTTTTGAATCTGGGCCAGGTTTTGTTTGAAATCTGTCAGAAAAATGAATCTTATTGGCAGTTTCTCCTCCTCGCCAGTTCCTTTTGGTAGTAGCTGCATCTTTTAGATAATCAAACAAGGCTTTGAAAGTCCCATAATTAGGAAAACCAGTGTAAAAGCTGCATAACCTTTCACTTCTCTGAATGTCATCTAAAGTAATCAGTCTCTCTCTCAGCTTTAAATTATCTTTTTCAAGAGATGTCACCTTTTCTTGAAGTTCTCTAATTATTTCAATGAGCTCTGGGTTGTCTTCGGCAATTTTTTGTGCATTGGCATCTGCTTGGACACTCATATAGTCGTGCTCCTTTAAAGTATTACTGCTTGGAAGACATTCATCCCAGTAGGTGTTTGGTTTTGTAATGACAGGACAGGGACGGCCAGCTGTACTTTGCTCCTGGAATTGAAGGTGAAAAGCGTATGTATAATAACCACTTTGTAATTAAtttcttaatattatttttgtgttCTTTGTGAAACTAAATACAGCAGCAAGAAAGCACTTCATTTAAAGTTTATAATAAAAAACAGATATGATATTCGATTTCGAGCAACAAAAGTAATTAACTGATTTAAACCAATCAAGCCTCTGAAGTGCGTTCAGTTGACTTACCCGGCTGGACTTTCGCTTCACTTTGTGTACATCATCAACTTGGGAGCCTGCATTGCGACTTGTTTGAGTAATTCTCGTTTTAACACTCTTATTATGGCTGTGATCAAACAAAGACGGCAGGTATGAGGCACTGGCTGGATCCATTGATCTTTTTCCACCAAGGAAATGTTGCGAACACAGTCGAGTGCTTTCTGTGGGTTCGAAACCTTTCCTGCGTATCCTTTGTAGCCATTTTCGTCTCATGGCCTTATCTTTGGGAATCCGATAGAATTGGATGTTTCGTTGcctatttcttctgtttgaacAATTTGGGGCGCAGCAAAAGTCATTTTTACCCATTTGGAGAAACAAAGTTGCAACAGAGACACACGCAACAGTCGacagctgtaaacaaacttgccCCCCAACACGAAAAGGATTATGGGACATGTGGAAATGGCGAATTGTCACTTTAATTGCTAAGATTGTTGCTTCATCAAAAGTGGTCTTTGTGATTTATCAATTTTGTCTAAAATACCCAATACAGAGGTTCATAAGTCAAGAAGAGTATAAACTTTGTTGCATGTCTTTTGTTCCAAAAATGCTGTCCTCTTTGAAGAACTTAATTGTTCAGCTATTGGTACTGTTTATGTCCTGACATAGTCACAACATCTCTCGCCGAAATGTTCAAAATGTTTATGTCACTGACCAAGGCTTAACCGCTAATGTAAATGCACTAATGGAAGTATTACACTTGGAACTACAAGACATTTTCTGGATAAAAGGAAACCAGTACAAAGGAGTAATTCCTACAATTCTGCCTGTTGTAAAGATTCCAAATAGTAATGACTTATCAGATCATTATAGGTTTCTGCGAAACTGTCCACCTAATCCTTCCCTAAGCCAACATTAACACTTACATTTTGTAATACCAATATGGATCCTTCCTCTCAGTTTTACATggataataaaaatgaaaggcgaatgcaagaaacaaaagactCAATTCCACCTGTAATTTGTCTTGGAGGAAATGTAATTAGTACTGTGTGACCCCCACCCTATCTGATGGGCACTTTAATTTAATGCAATATAAAATAATGGATTTGAATCAAAATGAAATATATTACTATGTAACTGGTCACAGAGACATTATTTCCATAACTGGGATAAACAAGATTTTGTGTATGAAAAAATATGCTTGAAATTTATGTAGAATCTGAaacattttacaaaacattgTAAGCTAATGTAAAATCCCAATATCAATATAAAGTGTTCATTAAAAATATCCTGCATTCAATTTGGGATTGTTTCCCTATCTTCATCATCCAGGTTTTTGCTGATAAGAAGAATTTCCATTCgaagctttgttttctttagctCTAGCATTTCTTGTTGCAGCTTTAATGCCTTTTGCTGCGCTGCAAGAATATCAGCTTGCGAAATTCGTCTCTTTCTATTTGGTGGCAACGGTGAATGATCTTCCCTAACCTGTGCTATGAGACCAAGTTTCATCATATCTTCACTCGATAGCGTTGGTAAATCTTGTTGGTCTTCCACAATATCTGCTTCAGCTGTTTCTACTATATTCAATTCAAGGAAATGTTGTGCATTCAGCAGCAGAAATTTGAACTATaggaaaaatgttgaaaaacataGGATATTTCCGTAAGCTTGTATTGATGTTTTTTATAAGCACGCAGTGCCCTTTTTTCAAGTCCTTCTATTACTGCGATTGAGAtttccttcgctgttgaccCTTTCCTATGTCGTTACATCGAAATAAAACTTGCTTTTGAAACATAAATGCAAGCttgactataaaaaaaaaagttagcttTTCACTGAAAAGCAAAGGAGAACAAATTCTTATTCTCGAATTACGAGTTCATCAGGGTGTAAGAGAGAATTCAAAGAAGGTAACACAACAGAACCAAGAAAAACAAAGTTCACAGGTTCTTACACCGAAGTTAACCCCGTTTTTGCTGCTGTCGGGGATCATCGAGTTGGTAAATATTAAAACTAACACTATTTTGTCTAAGCCAAGCATAAACATTTAATGCAAAAATGAGGTTGCCTCACATATCGCAAAGTAAAAGGGCAGAAAATGGGGAGGAAACTATGccaaataatttaaaaacttaAGTACTTATTTTAAAATGCTCAACGAAAGGTTCCCAGATAAAAACataccaaaatggcggacaaagctACAGCTTTCTAGGAAATCACATGACCAGTAAAACAATGAAATATTTACATAAGCTTTCTCACCAAGCCCTTCGCCACTTCCAGTCTCAAATCCCCCCAGTCCGGAGAAGGCTGGTGTGTCCTCAAAATTTTCTATGATTTGCTCACTTGACTGGGAAGGGGGCTCGGGTGGAGGTCCACCGGCAGTCTTCTTGTACTCTCTCTTGTAATTACTaaattcttttttggcttttgagtgGAGGTTCTTTCACTTGTCTTTTATTTCTTGGACGGAGCGATTCGCTCGGCCAACAGCATTTACCTCCTTGATAATCTCCTCCCAGACttgactttttcttttgttggttATATTATTCGTCAGCTTTGACTGGATcacatcaatattttttttttacattttctttaatGACGGAAATCTCAAGCGGTGAgaaatttggttttcttttcctttcctttacttcaAGTTCGTTCACCTcacatccgccattttgttttcttcactgACCCTGCAATCCGCGCCAATTTTTCGTGCCATATTTTTTCAGAGGCACGCGGTCGAAAAACTCATTAAACCGGTTTTCATTTAGCACTAATCTGGGATTAGTTAATCGCGGAATAACTTCGCTTTCAGGAAATCCTTTTTAACCCACGATTAGTTATCCGAGGAATAAGAAATTTAATTGTGGATTTGACGCTAATCGGAGGATAGATTAATCGACTTTCcaggaaccgggccctgggtGTTAGCCAAAACAAATTATATGGTTGTGACCTTTGGGTCAATGTCAGGACCACTAACAAAATGTTGTTAGTCGCATTGTCACTGAAACGCCCCACCTGGGGAGTgtcaataaagtattgtattgtattgtattgtattgtattgtgtccACTGAAGTTGTATACTTTTAGACGTTAAGGCAAGAACAAGGGCATGGACACAACTtgctttttctttcttaatttgTACATTACCCTAAGTTTGACCTGCCATTAAAAGATGTCTGAAGCATATTGATACGTACCTTATGCCAAGCCATGAAATTGGTCCACAAAAACCATGAGCTGGAGAATGCTTAGTTTGGAGGTGGTTTCAACTGTCGTACATAACCCTGGTGAAAATCCTGTCCAAGATCCTTTGGGATCCTACCTAGGAGAAGATTCTGTTCAGGAGTAGGATCTCAAACAGCATCCTAACATTTTGCAGGATCCTGGATAGGCTTTTGTGTATTAGCTGGCTTAACAGTGTCTCCAAATGCTGTGGGTAAGTCATAAAATATTAATAGGATCTGCTGTTTTTGACAAGATCTTGTTCAGGATTCTAATGTTTGATGAACATCCTCGTACAAGACCCTAGACAGGGTCTAGATTTATAATTTTAGAGTTAGTACAGTACAGATAACCAACCAAACCGATTAGGGCTAGGAGACGCTGTTCAGGTTGTGTATTTAtcattcaaaaactcattaataattcatgagcttaacagcctatcaaaacaccgataaaacgtcacgtagATGAGCTTTatacctgataaaacactcctcgttagtattctttatataaagaatactaataaggcatagcttgtttttcttgtatgctaatatttacctctcacaatttgaaccattgttttgagtctaCAGGGACACGCTCTTAATGGAAtgttttgaagccgttcaaaaaacgcGCAGCACGTGCTTTAATCGGGTCAAAAATCACTTTGCTACGCCTCGTGGTTttaaacctgataaaacactcctgctcgttttttaaacattacgtaAGACAGGAGCTGTGATTGACCTGCAGGGTTTTCAATacttttgtaaagtagcggatatatttctgaaagcaccagACGTGACAATTTTTGGCGCCGCAAGGCACCTTGCAAGTGCAAAAGGAGCAACTACCTAGGGGGGTCTAGCCtacccccccccaccccccgagGGAATGTTTTTTG of the Montipora capricornis isolate CH-2021 chromosome 7, ASM3666992v2, whole genome shotgun sequence genome contains:
- the LOC138057418 gene encoding putative nuclease HARBI1: MFTNIVARWPSSTHDSFVFSSSLIGQRFESQPRTLEDGLLLGDSGYPCKPYLMTPYLNPTSVNEEAFNQAHKATRVAIEQTFGWWKRRFHLLHSEVRMKPEKVCLIIGACTILHNIAILRSEPQDCHLLHEDDQPAMAPFHGPENGKAVRDHIYYTFF